ATCATCACAGACATCAGGTACTGCCATATAATTCTTTCATTTTGTCACATGCCACGGTGTTGCGCCCataaattttaaaacaaatgcTCTCTACATGCAGATCGAAGAGGGGGCTCTTCCGCTTCCAACACAAGGAAAGATGAGTACAACTGGGGATATGATGCCGACGACATCTCAGAAGAAGTACTGCGTGCAACCAGCGGTGTGGAGAACCTCCAATTAGACCGGAAAGCCCGGAATCTGACCACATCCTGGAGGTAGGCAACTGGTGTTACAGTTGTTTGCCTTTGTACCTTCACCCTCATTTATGGCTTTGCATTTTGATGACATCTTCTGTATCATCGTAGGCATCCAGGCAATGGTGCCGAGTGACAGCTCCGATGCGCTCCTGGCTTGCTTGGTTCCCCTTGGAACTTTTGTATCCCCTCTTGGTTGGTACTGGATCGTGTTCGGCCCTGTTTCCATGTTGTAATCCAACTAATTAATGCACCTGAGATGAGATTTGTGTGCGAATGATTTTTGTGGTGTGTGGAACAAATTGTTTTGATTTACGTCGAAAGATTGCTGCTGTTTCAAATGTATGGAATTGTACCAGAGGCAGATAAGGCTAGTATATTAATATTAGTAAGTTGTAACGTAACTTGTGATATCTAAAGAGTTGTTACTAAGCAATGAGAATACACTAGTCAGGAGATGGATCAATTCAGTAACAAGATAAACATTGTATCCTTCTCTTCTGAATATCTATCTTAGCATCATCACAAGCACACTATTGATAttgtattcttcttccttgAATCACAGCAGCATTGTTTCTCTTTTCATCCAAGTCGTTCAGCAATATGATTGTGTCTTCCTTCATATGTTGTTACCAGTGAATTGTCCGATGAACGCTCAACGAACTTGCGTGCATTGCATCTGGCTGTGCTGCATCTGTAGTAGCTCCTGCAAGTTCAACAGCCACTCTTCAGGTAGagtaattaatatggatctaTAATTTGCACTTGTGTTTATTTAATTGCAATTTGACATTTCAGTGTTTAAACACAAACATGTTTATGCTATGACACTAGTACTACAAATCCTCCCAGAAATAGACAATAGTATGAATTCACGGAGGTGATGGTTATGTTCCAAGGTTTCATGCATAAGTATGTTACCTTGGAAACAAATTGCCGTTAACAGCCTTCTGACCATACTTGCGCCAACGGAATGCATCCTCAGATGACTCGTATTCTGTTGAAGCCTGGAACACACGAGCAGCCTCAACATGAGCTCCCAGGCCATTTAATTGCTCCTCCTTTCGGCTGAAAAAAATGGCGATTTTGAACAATGAAACATTGGATTTCTTGGACCAAACAGATGTAGACAtattgtgctttttttttaggaaacacgGTACGAAAGCACTCTCACACATGTACActcacatggatttgtagacaTATTGTTCTTGACTGCATAGAATTTTGACTAGAGACATTTTGCTGCTAGGTTTAACAAAGTAACAAAGTTTTGAATCCCCAAATTAAACAACATTAACATACATACCTGCCCTTGCAGTCACAGACCAGACTATTTTCTCCAAGCTCGTCGAAGCAATCACAACACCTTCTGAATGTATCATCCACAACATTGGAACCAATAAGAGATAGGCCGTTGCATCCTCCTAAACGGCTTTCTGCTCCAGCATCATTACTGCCATAGAGGTCGGCAATGACAACCTCTGTACCCGTTGATGACACTGGCTTCTTTGAAAGATGGGGCTTGGGATGGTTGTGCTCACCATTGTACACAATTTCAGCAATCTGGCCATCAAGTGTAGTTTCCACCTTCCTCTTGACAGGGCAGGTTGGGTAGGTGCACTTGTAGTAGCTCCTTGGGAACTCGCTCCCTTTCACTTGCTTCTGCCCATACTTCCTCCAGTTGTAGCCATCATAGGACAGACGGTTTCTCGCACTGTGGATCGGCTTGTTGATGTTGTGGAATACGGTCTGATGGTCATCACAAGAGACTGCTTGTTGTTCTGTGTCTACGACCATCTGCTCATGTGTGGTGTCTGAACCACCGTCTTGTAACTGAAGTTTGGCACATTAAGTGCCATAGTACCATCACAATGTAACATCCTAGTTAGTTTGAAAACTCATCTAACAGATATTATATATGTGCTTAAATTTGAAGAGTTGTTTTGGGGAGAATTTTGCTGGTACCTGATAAAAACAAACTAAGTTTCTTTCTAAATTCAGAAGTTGAATTTCAGTGTGGAACTGACCGTGGTTGCAGTGATTCCAGTTGTCAGATCACTCGGTGGCGATGCGAAGCGTGTAGCCTTTGGCCGCCTAACTATAACAGTCTCCCCTGGAGAAGTAATCGGCGTGGAACCAGTGGTAGTGAAGTCTTTCAGAAGCTTCGAAAAGGAGCTGAAGCTGGAGAAAGGCCTGGAGGCCACAGGCTTCACAGCTGTTATCTTTTCTTGACTTTGCATCTTCCACTGACAAAACAAGCAGAGGGCAATTCATCAACCGTTCAACCTAatcaatcataaaaaaaaatggttttgggtcttttttttaaggggaAACAATGATAGAATGGAATAAGGCTAGGTTATATTTTGGAGAAGTTAATCCTGAGCTAGTAACGAGGAATTATTTTGTGCTGAAAATGGTAAAACAAATAGCAAGATATCAACCGAGTTAAAGAAAGAAGTTGGGGTTGCAATAACTTATGTGCACAAACAAATCAACAGATGCGTGCTGGAAATTACAGGTATATGTGCATATGAAACAATAGAGATTTAGAAAACCCTTGTGAAGAGGGAATGGAAGATCAAAGTACAGAACTTTGCTAGATCAATCAGATGCATGCTTTTTTCTCTCTG
This is a stretch of genomic DNA from Brachypodium distachyon strain Bd21 chromosome 1, Brachypodium_distachyon_v3.0, whole genome shotgun sequence. It encodes these proteins:
- the LOC100843301 gene encoding WRKY transcription factor 44 isoform X1, whose amino-acid sequence is MSPCCLFVAGFVFSLSLQRRLKCGEFLLLLIRHGCVKENTPIHELMKNEIYLPKPSLHLTVNHLCIHVAQLTPSLASCQLFNSIFFVALSHCISTALAEYTAQGSKWKMQSQEKITAVKPVASRPFSSFSSFSKLLKDFTTTGSTPITSPGETVIVRRPKATRFASPPSDLTTGITATTLQDGGSDTTHEQMVVDTEQQAVSCDDHQTVFHNINKPIHSARNRLSYDGYNWRKYGQKQVKGSEFPRSYYKCTYPTCPVKRKVETTLDGQIAEIVYNGEHNHPKPHLSKKPVSSTGTEVVIADLYGSNDAGAESRLGGCNGLSLIGSNVVDDTFRRCCDCFDELGENSLVCDCKGSRKEEQLNGLGAHVEAARVFQASTEYESSEDAFRWRKYGQKAVNGNLFPRSYYRCSTARCNARKFVERSSDNSLVTTYEGRHNHIAERLG
- the LOC100843301 gene encoding WRKY transcription factor 44 isoform X2, translated to MQSQEKITAVKPVASRPFSSFSSFSKLLKDFTTTGSTPITSPGETVIVRRPKATRFASPPSDLTTGITATTLQDGGSDTTHEQMVVDTEQQAVSCDDHQTVFHNINKPIHSARNRLSYDGYNWRKYGQKQVKGSEFPRSYYKCTYPTCPVKRKVETTLDGQIAEIVYNGEHNHPKPHLSKKPVSSTGTEVVIADLYGSNDAGAESRLGGCNGLSLIGSNVVDDTFRRCCDCFDELGENSLVCDCKGSRKEEQLNGLGAHVEAARVFQASTEYESSEDAFRWRKYGQKAVNGNLFPRSYYRCSTARCNARKFVERSSDNSLVTTYEGRHNHIAERLG